The proteins below are encoded in one region of Citrobacter enshiensis:
- the cbpA gene encoding curved DNA-binding protein, with the protein MELKDYYAIMGVKPTDDLKTIKTAYRRLARKYHPDVSKEPDAETRFKEVAQAWEVLSDEQRRAEYDQLWQHRHDPQFNRSFQQGESQSYNTEDFDDIFSSIFGQHARQSRQRPATRGHDIEIDVAIFLEETLTEHSRTISYTLPVYNALGLVEREIPKTLNVKIPAGVGNGQRIRLKGQGTPGENGGPNGDLWLVFHIAPHPLFDIVNQDLEIVLPLAPWEAALGAKVTVPTLKESILLTIPPGSQAGQRLRIKGKGLVSKKHTGDLYAVIKIVMPSKPDAAAAALWQQLAETQTSFEPRKEWGKA; encoded by the coding sequence CGCCGACTTGCCCGCAAGTACCATCCTGATGTCAGCAAAGAACCCGATGCCGAAACCCGCTTTAAAGAGGTTGCTCAGGCGTGGGAAGTGCTCAGTGATGAACAGCGCCGGGCAGAATATGACCAGTTGTGGCAGCATCGCCACGATCCGCAATTTAACCGCTCATTCCAGCAAGGCGAAAGCCAAAGCTACAACACTGAAGATTTCGACGATATTTTTTCGTCGATTTTTGGCCAGCACGCCCGACAGTCTCGCCAGCGCCCGGCAACCCGTGGGCACGATATAGAGATTGATGTGGCGATATTTCTCGAAGAAACCCTGACTGAACACTCGCGAACCATCAGTTATACATTGCCGGTGTATAACGCATTGGGTCTTGTGGAGCGAGAAATCCCCAAAACGCTGAACGTAAAAATCCCGGCGGGTGTGGGAAATGGACAACGTATTCGTCTCAAAGGCCAGGGAACGCCAGGCGAAAACGGAGGACCCAACGGCGATCTGTGGCTGGTTTTCCATATTGCGCCGCATCCTCTGTTTGACATCGTCAATCAGGATCTGGAGATCGTCCTGCCGCTGGCGCCGTGGGAGGCCGCACTGGGTGCCAAAGTCACCGTGCCGACGCTGAAAGAGAGTATTTTACTGACGATCCCACCAGGCAGCCAGGCGGGACAGCGATTGCGCATCAAAGGCAAAGGGCTGGTGAGCAAAAAACATACCGGCGACCTGTATGCGGTGATTAAGATTGTGATGCCGTCAAAACCGGATGCCGCCGCCGCAGCACTCTGGCAACAGCTGGCGGAGACACAAACGTCCTTTGAACCGCGCAAAGAGTGGGGGAAAGCATAA
- the cbpM gene encoding chaperone modulator CbpM gives MANVTVTFTITEFCLHTGVSEEELNEIVGLGVIEPYERKAATWQFDDHAASVVQRALRLRHELALDWPGIAVALTLLEENAQLREENRLLRQRLSRFITHP, from the coding sequence ATGGCGAACGTGACCGTCACCTTTACCATCACCGAATTTTGTCTGCATACCGGTGTGTCAGAAGAAGAACTCAACGAAATTGTCGGTCTGGGCGTGATTGAACCCTACGAGCGCAAAGCGGCCACCTGGCAATTCGACGACCATGCCGCCTCTGTCGTGCAACGTGCCTTGCGGTTGCGGCACGAACTGGCGCTGGACTGGCCGGGCATTGCCGTTGCGCTCACCTTGCTGGAAGAGAATGCGCAATTAAGGGAGGAAAACCGATTGCTGCGCCAGAGACTTTCGCGCTTTATTACGCATCCCTAA
- the pitA gene encoding inorganic phosphate transporter PitA: MLHLFAGLDFYTGSMLLLALAFVLFYEAINGFHDTANAVATVIYTRAMQPQLAVIMAAVFNFCGVLLGGLSVAYAIVHMLPTDLLLNMGSSHGLAMVFSMLLAAIIWNLGTWYFGLPASSSHTLIGAIIGIGLTNALMTGRSVVDALNIPAVMNIFASLIASPVVGMVIAGGLIFLLRRYWSGTKKRARIHRLPEERKKKGGKKKPPFWTRISLISSAAGVAFSHGANDGQKGIGLVMLVLVGIAPAGFVVNMNATGYEITRTRDAISNLEAYLQQHPDLLKQVIDKAQLPATSTADTTQPMAFHCHPANTMDSLNRVKTLLPANIENYDALSIPQRSQLRRIMLCISDTANNVAKLPALNSNDVHLLKRLKTDMLSTIEYAPVWIIMAVALALGVGTMIGWRRVATTIGEKIGKKGMTYAQGMSAQITAAVSIGLASYIGMPVSTTHVLSSAVAGTMIVDGGGLQRKTVTSIAMAWVFTLPAAILLSGILYWASLQLL, translated from the coding sequence ATGCTACATTTATTTGCTGGCCTGGATTTTTATACCGGGTCGATGCTTTTACTTGCTCTGGCCTTTGTCCTGTTTTACGAGGCAATTAACGGATTTCACGATACCGCCAATGCGGTAGCGACCGTCATCTATACGCGTGCAATGCAACCTCAGCTGGCGGTGATTATGGCTGCGGTTTTCAATTTTTGTGGCGTCCTGCTGGGTGGGCTCAGCGTAGCCTATGCCATTGTGCATATGCTACCGACGGATTTGCTGCTCAACATGGGCTCGTCGCATGGCCTCGCGATGGTTTTTTCCATGTTGCTGGCAGCGATTATCTGGAACCTGGGTACCTGGTATTTCGGCCTGCCCGCCTCCAGTTCCCACACACTGATCGGCGCGATTATCGGGATCGGGTTAACCAACGCATTGATGACAGGCAGATCAGTGGTCGATGCGTTAAACATCCCGGCGGTGATGAATATCTTTGCTTCGCTCATCGCTTCTCCTGTCGTCGGAATGGTGATCGCAGGCGGTCTGATTTTCTTGCTGCGTCGTTACTGGAGCGGCACCAAAAAACGCGCGCGCATCCACCGACTCCCAGAGGAACGAAAAAAGAAAGGCGGTAAAAAGAAGCCCCCCTTCTGGACGCGTATCTCGTTAATTTCCTCCGCTGCTGGCGTGGCATTTTCTCATGGCGCAAATGATGGTCAGAAAGGAATCGGCCTGGTGATGCTGGTACTGGTGGGGATCGCGCCTGCCGGTTTCGTGGTAAACATGAACGCGACCGGATACGAAATAACCCGCACCCGTGACGCTATTAGCAATCTGGAGGCCTACTTGCAGCAGCATCCCGATCTGCTGAAGCAGGTCATCGACAAAGCTCAGTTACCCGCAACATCGACGGCTGATACCACACAGCCGATGGCGTTTCATTGTCACCCGGCGAATACGATGGATTCCCTTAACCGCGTCAAAACGCTCCTGCCTGCGAATATAGAGAATTACGACGCATTAAGCATTCCGCAGCGCAGTCAGTTACGGCGCATCATGCTGTGCATCTCCGATACGGCGAATAACGTGGCAAAACTGCCGGCTCTCAACAGTAACGACGTCCATCTGTTGAAGAGGCTGAAAACCGATATGCTGAGCACAATTGAATATGCCCCAGTCTGGATCATCATGGCGGTCGCGCTGGCGCTGGGTGTTGGCACTATGATTGGCTGGCGTCGCGTGGCAACCACTATCGGCGAAAAGATCGGTAAAAAAGGCATGACCTATGCCCAGGGAATGTCCGCACAGATAACAGCCGCGGTCTCCATCGGTCTTGCCAGTTACATCGGTATGCCCGTTTCCACAACGCATGTGCTCTCTTCTGCCGTCGCGGGAACGATGATTGTCGATGGCGGAGGATTGCAGCGAAAAACAGTGACCAGTATTGCAATGGCCTGGGTGTTTACGTTGCCTGCGGCGATTCTGCTCTCCGGGATCCTTTACTGGGCTTCCCTGCAACTGCTCTGA
- a CDS encoding dTMP kinase: MQSIKPPLIAVIGSDGSGKSTVCEYLITCLLKYGPAERVHLGKQAGNVGRAVVKLPLMGKSLGKAIERNKVKTAKKLPGPVPALVIMSFVLRRLLRFRHMLGCRRRGLIVLTDRFPQVQIPGAYDGTVFPADAKGSRFVSWLAELERTAFHWMASHQPDLVIKLNVDLNVACARKPDHRREALAKKIAITPQLTFGGAKLVDIDANKSLDEVLIDAEKAIAEFMTACGYHRSPDNRAINLHLP, translated from the coding sequence ATGCAATCAATAAAACCTCCGCTAATAGCTGTCATTGGCAGCGATGGTTCAGGGAAGTCAACGGTTTGTGAATATCTTATTACTTGCTTGCTGAAATATGGCCCTGCGGAAAGAGTGCATTTAGGTAAGCAGGCGGGGAATGTCGGACGTGCAGTGGTTAAATTACCATTAATGGGGAAGTCATTGGGTAAAGCTATTGAGCGTAATAAGGTTAAAACGGCAAAGAAATTGCCCGGCCCAGTACCGGCTTTAGTTATTATGTCCTTCGTGCTTCGCCGGTTACTGCGTTTTCGTCATATGCTGGGATGTCGCCGTCGTGGGTTAATTGTATTAACCGACCGTTTTCCTCAGGTGCAAATTCCTGGCGCTTACGATGGCACCGTTTTTCCTGCCGATGCGAAAGGGAGCCGTTTTGTTTCCTGGTTGGCAGAGCTTGAGCGTACTGCGTTTCACTGGATGGCCAGTCACCAGCCTGACCTGGTGATAAAGCTGAATGTTGATCTCAACGTTGCCTGTGCACGCAAGCCCGATCATCGCAGAGAAGCGCTGGCTAAAAAGATAGCGATAACGCCACAACTGACGTTTGGCGGCGCGAAACTGGTCGATATTGATGCCAATAAGTCGCTGGATGAGGTGCTGATAGATGCGGAAAAAGCGATAGCGGAGTTTATGACCGCCTGCGGCTATCATCGCAGCCCCGATAATCGGGCGATTAACCTCCACCTTCCTTAA